In the genome of Nocardia sp. NBC_00416, one region contains:
- a CDS encoding acyl-CoA carboxylase subunit beta produces the protein MTTLRSTLDTTADGYTAAAEAMTAKLAEVEAEFEKVIAGGGPEKLARHRKRGKLTARERIELLIDEDSPFLELCPLAAWGSEFQVGASTVAGIGVVEGVECVIVAPDPTVRGGTSNPWTLRKTLRVNDIIRENRLPVISLVESGGADLPTQKEVFVPGGRMFRDLTQASAAGIPTIALVFGNSTAGGAYIPGMSDHVVMIKERSKVFLGGPPLVKMATGEESDDESLGGADMHARVSGLADYYALDEQDAIRIGRRIVKRLNWKKQGPAPRPSAPAPLFDSDELLGIVPPDLKIPFDPREVIARIVDGSDFDEFKPLYGSSLVTGWAELHGYPVGILANARGVLFSEESQKATQFIQLANKTNTPLLFLHNTTGYMVGKEYEQKGIIKHGAQMINAVSNSKVPHISVLMGASYGAGHYGMCGRAYDPRFVFAWPSAKSAVMGGAQLAGVVSIVGRAAAEARGQAFDEEADAGMRAMVEAQIEAESLAMFMSGRLYDDGVIDPRDTRTVLGMALSAIHTAPVQGAESFGVFRM, from the coding sequence TTGACGACATTGCGCAGCACCCTGGACACCACCGCCGACGGGTACACCGCGGCGGCCGAGGCCATGACGGCCAAACTCGCCGAGGTCGAAGCCGAATTCGAGAAGGTGATCGCGGGCGGCGGCCCGGAGAAGCTCGCCCGGCATCGCAAACGCGGCAAGCTGACCGCACGGGAACGCATCGAACTGCTCATCGACGAGGACTCGCCGTTCCTCGAGCTGTGCCCGCTCGCGGCCTGGGGCAGCGAGTTCCAGGTGGGCGCGAGCACCGTCGCCGGGATCGGCGTGGTGGAGGGCGTGGAATGCGTGATCGTCGCGCCGGACCCCACCGTTCGCGGCGGCACCTCCAACCCGTGGACCCTGCGCAAAACCCTGCGGGTCAACGACATCATCCGGGAGAACCGCCTGCCGGTGATCTCCCTGGTGGAATCCGGCGGCGCCGATCTGCCCACGCAGAAAGAGGTGTTCGTACCCGGCGGCCGGATGTTCCGCGACCTCACCCAGGCGTCGGCGGCCGGTATCCCCACCATCGCACTGGTATTCGGCAATTCCACCGCGGGCGGCGCCTATATCCCGGGTATGTCCGACCACGTCGTGATGATCAAGGAACGCTCGAAGGTATTCCTCGGCGGCCCGCCGTTGGTGAAGATGGCCACCGGTGAGGAATCCGACGACGAATCCCTGGGCGGCGCGGATATGCACGCCCGGGTCTCCGGCCTGGCCGACTACTACGCGCTCGACGAGCAGGACGCGATCCGGATCGGCCGCCGCATCGTCAAACGGTTGAACTGGAAGAAGCAGGGCCCGGCGCCCCGGCCCTCGGCGCCGGCACCGCTGTTCGATTCCGACGAACTGCTGGGGATCGTCCCGCCCGACCTCAAGATCCCGTTCGATCCGCGCGAGGTGATCGCTCGGATCGTCGACGGCTCCGATTTCGACGAGTTCAAACCGCTCTACGGATCCAGCCTGGTCACCGGCTGGGCCGAACTGCACGGGTATCCGGTCGGCATCCTGGCCAATGCCCGCGGCGTGCTGTTCTCCGAGGAATCGCAGAAGGCCACCCAGTTCATCCAGCTCGCCAACAAGACGAACACACCGCTGCTGTTCCTGCACAACACCACCGGCTATATGGTCGGCAAGGAGTACGAGCAGAAGGGCATCATCAAACACGGCGCCCAGATGATCAACGCGGTCTCCAATTCGAAGGTCCCGCACATCTCGGTGCTCATGGGCGCCTCCTACGGCGCCGGGCACTACGGGATGTGCGGACGCGCCTACGATCCGCGGTTCGTCTTCGCCTGGCCCAGCGCGAAATCCGCGGTGATGGGCGGCGCGCAGCTGGCCGGGGTCGTCTCCATCGTCGGCCGTGCCGCGGCCGAGGCCCGCGGACAGGCGTTCGACGAAGAGGCCGACGCCGGGATGCGCGCCATGGTGGAGGCGCAGATCGAGGCCGAATCGCTGGCGATGTTCATGTCCGGGCGGCTCTACGACGACGGGGTCATCGATCCCCGCGATACCCGCACAGTGCTCGGAATGGCGCTGTCGGCCATCCACACTGCTCCTGTCCAGGGCGCCGAATCCTTCGGCGTCTTCCGAATGTGA
- a CDS encoding acyl-CoA dehydrogenase family protein, translating to MSTVWNTPERRELRATVRAFAEREILPYLDDWERDGEIPRELHKKAGALGLLGIQFPESAGGSAGDGIDGAIVCEELHYAGVSGGLFASLFTCGIAVPHLIAAGDPEQIERWVIPTLAGEKIGSLAITEPGGGSDVGHLTTTARRDGDHYIVNGAKTFITSGCRADFVVTAVRTGGPGSSGVSLLVVEKGTPGFTVGRKLEKMGWRASDTAELSYQDARVPVTNLVGPENSGFLQIAAAFVSERVGLAVQAYSSAQRCLDLTLDWVRDRETFGRPLISRQAVQNTVTEMARRIDVARVYTRDVAARAAAGETDLIAEVCFAKNTAVEAGEWVANQAVQLYGGLGYMRESEVERQYRDMRILGIGGGTTEILTGLAAKRLGYQS from the coding sequence GTGAGCACTGTCTGGAACACCCCGGAGCGCCGCGAACTACGCGCCACCGTGCGCGCTTTCGCCGAGCGCGAGATCCTGCCGTACCTCGACGACTGGGAGCGTGACGGCGAGATCCCGCGGGAGCTGCACAAGAAGGCCGGGGCCCTGGGTCTGCTGGGTATCCAATTCCCCGAATCCGCGGGCGGGTCCGCCGGAGACGGGATCGACGGCGCGATCGTCTGCGAGGAACTGCACTACGCGGGGGTCTCGGGCGGACTGTTCGCCTCCCTGTTCACCTGCGGTATCGCGGTCCCGCATCTCATCGCCGCCGGTGACCCCGAACAGATCGAGCGGTGGGTGATCCCGACCCTGGCCGGCGAGAAGATCGGCTCGCTGGCCATCACCGAACCCGGGGGCGGCTCCGATGTCGGGCACTTGACGACCACCGCCCGCCGCGACGGCGACCACTACATCGTCAACGGCGCCAAGACCTTCATCACCTCCGGCTGCCGCGCCGATTTCGTGGTCACCGCGGTCCGCACCGGGGGCCCCGGCTCGTCCGGGGTGTCGCTGCTGGTGGTCGAGAAGGGCACGCCCGGTTTCACGGTCGGCCGCAAACTCGAGAAGATGGGTTGGCGGGCCTCCGATACCGCGGAGCTGTCCTACCAGGATGCACGGGTTCCGGTGACGAATCTGGTGGGCCCGGAGAACAGCGGTTTCCTCCAGATCGCGGCCGCGTTCGTCAGCGAGCGGGTGGGTTTGGCGGTGCAGGCGTATTCGAGCGCGCAACGCTGCCTGGACCTCACGCTGGACTGGGTGCGCGACCGAGAGACCTTCGGGCGTCCGCTCATCAGCCGGCAGGCCGTGCAGAACACGGTCACCGAGATGGCCCGGCGGATCGATGTCGCCCGCGTCTACACCCGCGATGTCGCCGCTCGGGCGGCCGCCGGGGAAACCGATCTGATCGCCGAGGTCTGCTTCGCCAAGAACACCGCCGTCGAGGCCGGTGAATGGGTGGCGAACCAGGCGGTGCAGCTGTACGGCGGGCTGGGTTATATGCGGGAATCCGAAGTGGAGCGCCAGTACCGGGATATGCGGATCCTCGGTATCGGCGGCGGCACGACCGAAATCCTCACCGGCCTGGCCGCGAAACGATTGGGGTACCAGTCTTGA
- a CDS encoding acyclic terpene utilization AtuA family protein produces the protein MSGLAADPDVIRIGNCSGFYGDRFSAMREMLEDGQLDVLTGDYLAELTMLILGRDRMKDAGLGYAKTFLRQLEECLGLALERNVQIVTNAGGVNPAALAQRVRELAERLGLQVQVGHVEGDDLTGRAAELGLGSPLTANAYLGAWGIVECLDAGADVVVTGRVTDASVVVGPAAAHFGWSRTDYDRLAGAVVAGHVIECGTQATGGNFAFFTELADLSRPGFPLAEVRADGSSVITKHAGTGGAVTVDTVAAQLMYEIQGARYAGPDVTARLDTVELAADGADRVLIRGTVGEPPPPELKVSLTTLGGFRNEMEFILTGLDIEEKAALARRQLESWLPERPAELDWTLARLDRADAATEEQASALLRCVVRDPDPKKVGRAFSSVAVELALASYPGCSFTAPPGNGAPYGVYRPGYVAAAEVAHTAMRPAGCRMLVGAPSRTQALTAVPEPELPEPLPVSPTKRVPLGSIALARSGDKGGDANIGVWVRTDAQWRWLVHTLTVDRLRELLPETAPLEITRHVLPNLRALNFLITGLLGAGVAYQARFDPQAKGLGEWLRSRHLDIPLELLP, from the coding sequence ATGAGTGGTCTGGCTGCCGATCCGGACGTGATCCGGATCGGTAATTGTTCCGGGTTCTACGGCGATCGGTTCAGCGCAATGCGCGAGATGCTCGAGGACGGGCAGCTCGACGTGCTCACCGGCGACTACCTCGCCGAATTGACCATGCTGATCCTGGGTCGCGACCGGATGAAGGACGCCGGTCTCGGCTATGCGAAGACCTTCCTGCGGCAGCTCGAGGAATGTCTCGGACTCGCGCTGGAACGCAATGTCCAGATCGTCACCAATGCCGGTGGCGTGAACCCGGCCGCGCTCGCGCAGCGGGTCCGGGAACTGGCCGAGCGGCTGGGGCTCCAGGTGCAGGTAGGGCACGTCGAGGGCGATGACCTCACCGGCCGGGCCGCCGAACTCGGGCTCGGCTCGCCGCTGACCGCCAACGCCTACCTGGGCGCGTGGGGCATCGTCGAATGTCTGGACGCGGGCGCCGACGTGGTGGTCACCGGCCGGGTCACCGACGCCTCGGTGGTGGTCGGCCCGGCGGCCGCTCATTTCGGTTGGAGCCGTACGGATTACGACCGGCTCGCCGGGGCGGTGGTAGCCGGTCATGTGATCGAATGCGGTACCCAGGCCACGGGTGGGAACTTCGCGTTCTTCACCGAACTCGCCGACCTGAGCCGCCCTGGGTTCCCGCTGGCCGAAGTACGCGCGGACGGCAGCAGCGTGATCACCAAACACGCCGGAACCGGCGGCGCGGTCACCGTGGACACGGTGGCGGCGCAGCTCATGTACGAGATCCAGGGCGCGCGCTACGCCGGACCGGATGTCACCGCCCGGCTCGACACCGTGGAACTCGCGGCCGACGGCGCCGACCGGGTGCTCATCCGGGGAACCGTGGGCGAACCGCCGCCGCCGGAGTTGAAGGTCTCGCTGACCACCCTGGGCGGTTTCCGTAACGAGATGGAGTTCATCCTCACCGGCCTCGATATCGAGGAAAAAGCCGCGTTGGCCCGGCGGCAATTGGAATCCTGGCTGCCCGAACGGCCCGCCGAACTGGACTGGACCCTGGCCAGGCTGGACCGCGCGGACGCCGCGACCGAGGAGCAGGCCAGTGCGCTGCTGCGCTGCGTGGTCCGCGATCCCGACCCGAAGAAAGTCGGCCGCGCCTTCTCCAGCGTCGCCGTGGAATTGGCCCTGGCCAGCTATCCCGGCTGCAGTTTCACCGCGCCACCCGGGAACGGGGCGCCCTACGGGGTCTATCGGCCGGGCTACGTCGCCGCCGCGGAGGTCGCGCACACGGCGATGCGCCCGGCCGGTTGCCGGATGCTGGTGGGCGCGCCTTCCCGGACGCAGGCATTGACCGCCGTTCCCGAACCCGAACTCCCCGAACCGCTTCCGGTGTCTCCCACGAAGCGCGTACCGCTCGGATCGATAGCCCTGGCGCGCAGCGGTGACAAGGGCGGTGATGCCAATATCGGCGTCTGGGTGCGCACCGACGCCCAATGGCGCTGGCTCGTGCACACGCTCACCGTCGACCGGCTCCGCGAGCTGCTCCCCGAGACGGCGCCGCTGGAGATCACCCGGCATGTGCTGCCGAACCTGCGCGCGCTCAACTTTCTGATCACGGGTCTGCTCGGCGCGGGCGTGGCCTATCAGGCCCGTTTCGACCCGCAGGCCAAGGGACTCGGCGAATGGCTGCGGTCCCGTCATCTCGACATACCGTTGGAGCTGCTGCCGTGA
- a CDS encoding response regulator transcription factor encodes MIRLLLADDQALVRGALAALLGLESDLEVVAEVGRGDEVLDAVARSKPDVVLLDVEMPGLDGVQVASALRTAYPEVRVLMVTTFGRPGYLRRAIDAGAGGFVVKDTPARELADAVRRVHMGLRVVDPALATETLTAGTSPLTAREREVLAAAAGGATAAVIAQRLHLSEGTVRNHLSAAIGKTSTTTRAEAVRAAEQLGWL; translated from the coding sequence ATGATCCGCCTGCTGCTCGCCGATGATCAGGCCCTGGTGCGCGGTGCGCTCGCCGCCCTGCTCGGACTGGAATCCGATCTCGAGGTCGTCGCCGAGGTGGGCCGGGGTGACGAGGTCCTCGACGCGGTCGCGCGGTCGAAGCCGGATGTGGTGCTGCTCGACGTCGAAATGCCCGGGCTGGACGGTGTCCAGGTCGCGAGTGCGCTGCGCACCGCGTATCCCGAGGTGCGGGTGCTGATGGTGACGACCTTCGGCCGGCCCGGCTATCTGCGCCGCGCGATCGACGCGGGCGCCGGTGGGTTCGTGGTCAAGGACACTCCCGCCCGCGAACTGGCCGATGCCGTTCGCCGGGTCCATATGGGCTTGCGGGTCGTGGATCCGGCGCTGGCCACCGAGACCCTGACGGCGGGTACGTCACCGTTGACCGCACGGGAACGCGAAGTGCTCGCCGCGGCCGCGGGCGGGGCGACGGCGGCCGTGATCGCCCAGCGCCTGCACCTTTCCGAAGGCACGGTGCGCAACCATCTTTCCGCGGCGATCGGCAAGACTTCGACCACGACGCGCGCCGAGGCGGTCCGGGCCGCGGAACAACTGGGCTGGCTGTAG
- a CDS encoding sensor histidine kinase translates to MSAPLGPPPAGRVSDFLDRLAQNGVFALDGKRRGWLGALLAVVWLVYLIPPVVQSWRQQQQPAAALATVALLGYTVLIVTALIGRRGPGRDLPSAPSSVDHGVRPILAAMVLCAVALVVLLGAAALPSALYIAVVAVFRLSARSSGWVCAVVALVLLLLPLVTPRLSEVPLYVAFVPVVVWTLRQLGLRGAMLTELARRQQSELAVAAERNRVARDVHDILGHSLTVITVKTELAQRLLDIDIERARSELADIEHLARDALTGVRDTVGGLREVTLRGELANARSALAAADIVADLPDPARLPAGDHELFGWVLREAVTNVVRHSAARHCAVTVTPTSIEVVDDGRGLGAAASGSGLTGLRERVRAADGILTLSETAGGGVRVVVTVSG, encoded by the coding sequence ATGAGCGCGCCCCTCGGCCCGCCGCCGGCCGGTCGTGTCTCCGATTTCCTGGACCGGCTGGCCCAGAACGGCGTTTTCGCGCTGGACGGCAAGCGTCGCGGTTGGCTCGGTGCGCTGCTGGCGGTGGTCTGGCTCGTCTATCTGATCCCGCCGGTCGTGCAGAGCTGGCGGCAACAGCAGCAGCCGGCCGCGGCGCTGGCGACGGTGGCTCTGCTGGGGTACACGGTCCTGATCGTCACGGCGTTGATCGGCCGCCGCGGGCCCGGTCGCGATCTCCCGTCGGCGCCCTCTTCCGTGGACCACGGGGTGCGGCCGATCCTCGCGGCAATGGTGCTGTGCGCCGTCGCGCTGGTGGTACTGCTCGGAGCCGCGGCGCTGCCCAGCGCGCTCTATATCGCCGTCGTCGCGGTTTTTCGCCTGTCCGCCCGCTCGTCGGGCTGGGTCTGCGCGGTGGTCGCGCTGGTGCTGTTGCTGCTTCCGCTGGTCACGCCCCGGTTGTCCGAGGTGCCGTTGTATGTGGCGTTCGTGCCCGTTGTGGTCTGGACGCTGCGGCAGCTCGGGCTGCGCGGCGCGATGCTGACCGAACTGGCTCGCCGTCAGCAATCCGAACTCGCCGTAGCCGCGGAACGCAACCGGGTGGCCCGCGACGTGCACGACATCCTCGGCCACTCGCTCACGGTCATCACCGTGAAAACCGAACTCGCGCAGCGACTGCTCGATATCGATATCGAGCGCGCGAGGTCCGAGCTCGCCGATATCGAACACCTCGCCAGAGACGCGCTGACCGGGGTTCGCGATACGGTCGGCGGTCTGCGCGAGGTCACGTTGCGCGGGGAGCTCGCCAACGCGCGCAGTGCCCTGGCCGCCGCCGATATCGTGGCCGACCTGCCCGATCCGGCCCGGCTCCCGGCGGGCGACCACGAGCTGTTCGGCTGGGTGCTGCGTGAGGCGGTGACGAATGTGGTGCGCCACAGCGCCGCTCGGCACTGCGCGGTCACGGTGACGCCGACGAGCATCGAGGTGGTCGACGACGGTCGTGGGCTGGGCGCCGCCGCGTCCGGGTCCGGGCTGACGGGGCTGCGGGAGCGGGTCAGGGCCGCCGACGGGATATTGACGCTGTCGGAAACGGCAGGAGGAGGAGTACGAGTTGTCGTCACCGTTTCCGGATGA